A stretch of DNA from Microcaecilia unicolor chromosome 10, aMicUni1.1, whole genome shotgun sequence:
ATGGGACAATttctctatgaggaaaagctaaagcagcttggagaagagaaggttgaggggaaatatgatagaggtctataaagtactaagtggagtggaatgggtaaacgtgaatcacttgtttactctttccaaaaacagaaggactagggggcacacaatgaaactactaagtagtaaatgtaaaacaacctggagaaaatgcttcttcactcaacgtgtaataataaactctggaatttgatgcTAGATAATGTagtacaagcagttagcttaccagggttttaaaaaggtatgaacaatttcctaaaagaaaagtctataagctattaagatggacttgggaaaatcccctGATtaattctaggataaacagcataaaatccattttactgttttggaatattgccaggtacttgtggcctggattggccactgttggagactggacactgggcttgatggaccttcagtctgtcccagtatggcagtgcttatgttcttatgtataattCTGAGACTTTATGATTCACAGGTCCCACAAGTTCAGTTAAGACATGCACAATGAACTGAGCAATTCAAGCAGGAGAAATAATTTCAATATTTTCAAGTCAGCATTTTGGGATCTACTAAGACAATATTTATTATAATTtatgagctgatattcagcagctatGTGTTTACCAGTAGCTGATGAATATATAACTGGTTTATCCATATATTTTCAGCACTTATACAGATAGTATTgggctgaaaatctgactgaccaGTCTGATACCATCTGTATAATATGGCCAGGTTTGGGGCAGAGTAACGGTGAATTTTCAAATTATCCAGATAGTTAAGACAGATTTAAAGCTAGCTCTCTCTCtacatatctatctatatctactgatagatatacatacacacacacatatatattataCACTTAGGAAGAAAGATAGGGGATGGGTGATatggtagagacatttaaatgcacAAAAGGaaggcctctttcaattgaaaggaagctctggaatgatcaTAGAATGAGGGTGAAATGGGCCAGTGTCAAgtgtaatctaagaaaatattttttaatggaagGGGTGATGGATGTAGTAGAGATGGTGGAGATCAGTACAGTAACTGAATTTAATTACAGAAGACAAGAACAGATGATCTCTGAGGGAAAGGAAATGATGCAGCTGGTATAGAAGGGTAGAGTGGGAAAACTGTATGGTCTTTGCTATCATTTTCTGTTTTTATGGTCAAGTTACATGCTTAGTTTAGTCCTAATCAGCTGTCCCTAAATAGCAGGATGAAACTAAACAAATAGAGTGGTCACCATGCCTGCACTATCTAAATATTTAACACTGATAATTACACATATAGGGCTaggatctatatatggtgacaagaaaaaagcactattctataagccatgcttatgcctgggaatcatgcctaactttagtcgtggccatttacaccaactgaaatgtggtgcaaatgtatgcacctacattaagcgcatatccccgttattctataacagtgttcattagttttaggaatgcctctgttccgcccatgatcctcccacttctgtgccccctttttctcATCACATAGAAAATTACGTGGTCACGCACCAaaatgtatacatataaagttcaattaaaattagtgccaataattgcttgttaaaagccaattattggtgctaattagcttatttaaattatgtgcacaaattgggcatgtgcccaaatttgcatacacaattttggcaactttttataaaattaggagGATAGTGGCGCTGATTATCCAGATTACATTATGTGCTGAAACCGCAATTTAACTTATGCCAGTCATCACACAGGCTTAAATCTGACCTTTGTACTTCTACTGTGCCTATTCTTTTGTTTTTCCTATCTTTTCTATCAACCAGTGATCAATGAATTTAATAATACAAGGAAAGTGATGTGACACATTTTCAAGGGAGAGTTTGGAACAATCATGACTTTTTAGTGTCTTATATTATAGTGCAAATCGCAAATGGACTACAATGAAAccaagaaacacagaaaatgttatCAGAAAAGGACCATTTAGTCTATCCAAATTCATCCTTGGTGTCAGAAATGATGACATCAGTATTCACTTTTGTTTGGTGACTGCTAATTCTTCACCACTCCAAAACGTATTTGGCCCTTGGATTTCTGCAATAAAACTGCATGATTCTGTATTTGAATTAAAACATATTTGCCATACCTTATCTAGAGatactttttctgccgtcatctactatgttactatgttactttccctGCTAACCCTTCTCCAATATCAATTATAAAGACATGAAGAGGACTAGAACAAGTACTGACTCCTATGGCACTCCTCTGCCTTACCCGTGGGGAACCCATCTTACTACCATTCTCTTATTGTTAATAGTCAAAAGTATATTTTCAAAAACTGGGTCACATTTCCGCTTTAATACAATCTACACTAATCACTATTAATTTTACTCATTTACAAAGCACAAGTTAAGCATTTTCTCACAGTGCAAAAATTGACCAACTAGCTCTTCATAAATACAACACAGCATTCTACTGTCTGAAAGATCAGAATTAAATCAGTTAGCTAAAGTTCCTAACCTAGCAGATGGTCAAAGGAGGAGATAATTAAAGTAGAAAAGGAACATGGATTGTGCATGAAAAATGGCTTCAAGCCTGGAACTTTCCTTGCCAATTGGGCTGTCACATTAATGACAGTACTGCTACACAACCATCCGGCCTCAATTATCAGTGAGAGTAAGAAATTTGGTGCAGATCCTATTAAAGGCAATCTAGCAATATCAAGAAAGGAAACTGTAAAAGAAtactagaatttaaaaaaatacatattcacACTTATTGTTTAAACTCTAAAAATTACAGCAATGATAACTATTAATGCTCTGTTCTGCATTCTTATCttggcttactactactacttatttctatagcgctactagacgtatgcagcactgtacattatCTAGGCAAATCTAAAACAATTTGAATTGTAACTTTAATGATAGAAAACAGATTGTGCCTGATATTTTTAGGGCTGCTTTCACAGACAGAAAAAAGGGGAAAGCCATAATTAATCAGTTCCACtatgaaaataaaacacaaaagttTCTTGTTTCACTACCATGAACTTGTTCGATTTAGTGAAGTTTGTTGAAGTCAGTACCATGGACAGGTCACTTAAACCAAGCACTCAATAACCCTGGAAACAGCAAAGGAGCATAGCTCAAAATCAAATCATTGTAAAGATTAAAATCATTGCTTATTATTTGTAACTGTTTGAGTATTACTAGATTATAAAAAGAATATGCTAATGAAAAAATTATACTACTGAGCTGGACTAGTGACTTTCATGCAGGATAGTGGATACAATTCTTGTTCTATCTTGGTCAATCAGACTGAGGACACTGTAAAGTATTTCCCAGGGTAAGGTAAGGGCTTTTCAGTCATCAAACAATGTATACAGTTAGTAACCAGATCCAGGATGTACAGCTATCATTAGTTCTTTCTTACAGTGGGAACCACAGCCTTGTGTACCCAATCTGAAGACTGTTGTTGTTAAGACTGGCTAAACAGAAGCATGAAGCATTAAAAACTGAGAAACACCTCAAGTTGTCATATCCTAGTAATGGCCAGTTCTCATTGACTGCAAAACTAAAGGATTTGAAAGTGGAAAGTGCTGGTTTAAAATAATATTTGCAATTTAACTAGGCAATGTATACAGAATTGATCATGATGTAAAGTTCACAATCATACCTTCTGTTCTTAAAAACAGTATTGTACTTGTTTTTATGCATTCTTTTTTGCAAAGAATGCATAAAGCAGAGACAATGTCCATCTGACCATTTATCCTTTCATCCGAATGCAAAGCAGCACACTGCACATACTGTTCTGTTCACAACTGAATGGGGGGAAAAAATCTTCGTAAATTAAGCCCGAAAGGACACATTTGGAATTTCTGTGGACTTCTAAGAGGAATACACTTTTCCAAACTTGTGTATCTTAAGCTTCCGTTATTTGGTGTAATTTAATAAAACGTTCAAAGAAATCATTAACTGAAGCTTAAGGAAAGAAAGCTCAAAAGGAATGTGAGGGTGTTAGATATGTGAAACAAACCAAACAGgatacaaagcagcagtaacatTTAAGCATGCATGGAATACTTAAAAATGGATCTTAATGGCAGAGGGTTGGTAAAGACCACTGACTGATTAAAACCCATGACAGTTCAGCACAAATGGGCAAAATTTGAGGGCCCAAGTAGTCATTGAGGACCCAAGTGGCGTTTTAAAATGCAAACTGATTTTCACTCTGATAGGAtaaaaaaatgagaatgtttcTCGTCTCTTACGTTGCAGTGTCAACCTTTGTCACAAAATCAGTATTTCTGAATTGCACATATTACTAGACAGGACAAAAGCTTAAGTGAAATTATTAATGAATTTCCATCTTCATTTGAGGTCATTCTAAAGTGCTCTTAACTTCATAAACAAATGCACTTCTCATGTTCACTCTTCTCTATAAAATGAATGGTTGAATCATCAAATCGATAACAACATAGCATTCGAATGCAATAACAGAAAGACTGTACAGATCACAATAATCATATTTGTATTTAAAACTTTTACCTAACTTTGAATTTCCTAGATTGATGCTTCAAATTCTCTAGTAAAAAACGTTTTTCTTTGATGTTATATTTCAATTCTACAAAGTAATAAGGTCACTGCCTCATACATTTATGTAAGGTGACCTTGAATAAGCCAAGCTATTTGTTTAACAAAAAAATTGCAGGATGATATATATTCTGCATGATATCAAGTGTGGTAAAAACCATAAGGGTTTCAGAAGGAGCTGTCACTACATAAACTCAACAAGCTACTATCAAAATGGGTGTCTCTCCATTAGAATCAAAGCTCTTTCTGGCCTCACTCTTCATCCCTCAAGTAACCTGAAGTTACCACCAGATTTAGCCTAACTTCAGGCAGCCTTAAAACATCAACAGTTCACCCCCACTACAGGAGGAGCACATCAATGCTGTTCAAAAAAAGGCAACATCAAAGTACCTAACACCAAATGTGCACTTGACAGGTAGTATTTGGGGAGAAACAAAACTTCATCCACAATAAATAAACTGGAGCCACGAAAGTTATTATAGGTAAATGCTACTTTCCTAGATGCACCAAAAACATAAGCTGACATCTGCCTACAGAAAGAAAACAGAAGCAAGGCTTAAAGCAGTTCCTCCCGACTTTCTGACCACTTAAAAGCTGCAAAGCTCCCTCCCTGCCTACTTCTGACAGGCGCACAACTTGAAATGCAGACAAAAAGCACAGTTGGAAAAAAATGGCGGGAATCTCACCCAGCTCCGTGAGGCGCAGGGATACACCAAAGCAACGTCCCAGACACGAGGGCGCACGGACACCTACCCCAGTGTCGTCATGGTGACGATGGTGTACCAAAAGGAGGCCGGGATGCTGGTGAACTTGCTGCTGGGGGAGCCCTTCTCGGCGTAGAACATGACGGTGGCGAAGATGATGATGGCCATGGTAAGGGAGAAGAGCAGGAAGCCCAGCTCGGAGGCGCAGCTCTTCAGGGTGTAGCCCAGGATGCGCAGGCCCTGCGAGTGGCGGGAGAATTTAAAAATCCGGAAGACCCGAAAGACCCTGAGCGTGACGAAGGCTCCGCTGACGTCCTCGTTGTCCGTCATGACCAGCCCGATGTAGTAGGGCATGATGGCCACCACGTCGATGATGCTCATGACGCTGCGCACGAAGCGGTAGCGGCTGGGCGCGGCCACCAGGCGCAGCAGGTACTCCACGGTGAAGATCATGACGCACGCCGTGTCCAGGCAGAAAAAGGCCACGGCGTAGCGTTCGCCGCACGGCAGCTCGCGGAGCGCGCCGCCGGGGCCCCGCCCGCAAGGCACCGTCTCCACCACGTTGGCTATGACGGAGACGGCGATGAAGAAGCCCGTGACGTAATAGAAGACCAGGGCCAACGTGCTGGTGTGCGGGTTCTCGAAGGCGCGCCACATCTTCTCGCGCGCCGACATGTTGGGCAGGGGCCCCTCGGCGGAGCCCTCGTTCTCCGCGTCGTCCAGCAGGCGCTCGGCGTTCTCGCGCCGCCGGTCCTTGTACTCCTCGTAGCAGCAGTCACCGATGATCTCCGGGATGATGCCGAAGAAGGCCAGCTCCTCGTCGTAGGCCGAGATGCACTCCTGGCGCGGGTAGTGCAGCTTGCCCGTGCGGTAGAAGTTCAGGATGTGCCGGAAGATGTCCGGGTCGCGGTCGAAGAAGTACTCGCGCGTCTCCTCGTTGAAGAAGAAGTCGCGCTCCGTGCTGCCCAGCAGCGTGTCCGGGTAGCGCTCCAGCGTGTTCTTCCACGTCTGGAACCGGGTGCCGCTCACGTTCAAGACGATCAGCGCGTCCTGGCTCCGCTTTCTCTCCCGCGGCGGGGCCGGCATGGGCGCGCTGGCCACCGGCATCCATCCGATGGCCGCCGCCCGGGCGAAGGGCAGCCATGCCGCCACCCCCGCGGCCATGGCCACTTGCAGCACCTGTTCGGTTGCTCGAGAGCCGCGACGGCCTCAGTCAGACCCCTCAGCTGCAGCAGGTATAGGGCTCAGTCACAGCACGCAACTAGTGATTGCTGTGTCTCCAGCCAAAATAACTGTTAATGCTGGTTATGAAAAAGTGATCGCGGTTCTGCTACCCCCAAAGTCCCCCATGTGTTGCACATAGTTCGCTCTTCCCCTATCCTCAGAGCTTAACCAGCTCTTGGCATGTGCGGGCACCGCTTTTCCTCTGCGCTTTACCTTCCCACATCCTCCTCTCGAGCGTTCAGGTTCGGATTTTTGTACATTGATTCCTTGGCATTTTATGGTTGTCTCAAAAACGACCTGTTACAGAGGCTTgcgttgagaaaaaaaaacagtccattgcagcatggtttatagaactcCTGATAGGGTTGGATTTATTccccttatttgtaaaaaaaaaaaaaaaaaaaaaaattatatatatatctctTCCGTGAGTTCACCGAATCcaccctgtcctcactttttACAGTTCGCCATGTATTTGATCCGTAACGTGTCCACCTCTACGGTGGAGAGGTGAAGTGTAGGCATTCCTACCCCGCGGAGCAGTGTCCACAGATAGTCCGACTCCTAGCTTTCAGCGAGACTGTCAGATCCGAAAGGCATAGAAGGACCTGCTGCTGCCCCCACCACCAGATCCAAGCAGAGAGCAGCAACAAGTCCGACGAAGACGCAATGAATCCTTGGCAACTTCACGGCACACTCCGGTGCTGCGGCTGGTGCAGAGCTCAGGCTGGGCTGTAGCGTGCCAGTGGCGGCTGCGGAGGAgggaggcggcagcagcagcgctGGAGCTGCCCTCGGCACCTAGTCCAAAGGGTGGGCTGGCTCTCGAACTTCGGGCTGCTGATGCACTGGAAAAAACTCTTCGACCGAATAAAACCGTCCGATCACCGATTTGGGGAATGGAAAGCTGTTTGCGGCGCTCAAGTCTCCTGCGAGCGCTTGCGGAGCGGCACGCAGCAGTCGGCAAAGCAGAGCAAGCAGctagttctctcccccccccccccccccttctcaacaAGCGCAGGGGAGGGGGCGAATGAAGTTGCGGGAAGTGAAAATGCACCTGCAAATGGAAAATGTTACGGATTAAGACTGTCTATTGCTGTATGCAAATTTTGGTATTTTAATTATGCCATAGTGGAATTTGCGGAGCTTACTGTACTTTAAATTGAGCAGGCGCCCGAACCGGTGGGTGCTTTTTACCTACGGTTTTCATCAATGGCCTTGCCGTACAGCCCTGTTATTACCACTAGATGGCGCATTGATTAAGAAGTTTAATTCATTCCTTGCTCGCTTTAGGTTGCGTGAAAGGAAGGCAAATATAGTAGTCGGGTTAGGTTCTATTATTGGGATCTAAAGCGGCCCGATACAGTTtgaaggagtggggggggggggggggggaaataatgcTAGTGTAGCATTTCTGAACAAAAATGTGGTTATCTCAACTTGAGCTCGTAAAAGAAATAGCAGTGGGCTAGATCTACTGAAATGTGCTTCAGTACCTAGTTTTAGCCCACTGATGATGACATTAAAGATGGTAAATAGAGTCATCGGGCCTATGATAAGTAACTCGGGCAATTTTACAAGGTGCGGCAGAGCTAAAGCTCGCTAAATGGACACTActgctgggcggtaattctgagtttggcgcgcGCTGAatgccatggtagaaaataatgttctactatgggggcattcctggtggtaatcagcagttggcatgcgctACAGGTAGCACTTGAGCCCATATATCTAGGTCAGTGAGTgtgtggtaagggctcagaccgTTAATAGGTGctcgctagttttaatttcagcgcatgtccattttccgacccattaaaaaaaatgcccttcccagccacggtaaaaaatggcccagtgtgcacccaaaatatgcgcccacactaccgcaggccactttttactgtggctttgttaaaggaccccttattgcacGTTTGAATTCCCTAACTTAGTAGCATACTTTAGTAAATCTGGTATTGTCCAAGAGCACTTGCATTATTTTAGGGACGTGTTTACTGATTTGCAttaaggctttgcagtaattgcaGAACCTTTGCATTAACGGTTGAGGTATTTCCAGCATTTTCGGGAGGGTTTTCCTGCATTGACCACAgaaaaataaaggggtcctttttagtaagcggcagtaagcactaacgtgtgcttactgTGCATGAAAATGCACTGCTGCAGAGCATGCTCAGGTGTTGCATGGTAGTGTTGGCATCTGCTCATGCTTTCCATGcgctaaaaaaactttttatttttttagttctgAGACAGAGAGTAACCTTGTCCAGCGCTAAtcgtttattgcagctacattGCTAAGCGTCTACGGATTAGCACATGGTTGGTGCATAAGCCCTTcgtgcctactaaataggtgtctgtaagggctcatgtgctaatggccccatgctaattaggaaattagcgcatggccattaattgaataaATGGAAAAGTGGCTATTTTTACAGCCTCGCTAAAACTGACTTCAGTGTGCAGGAAACccagcgcaggccaccttttagcacagcttagtaaaagggccccaaagtatgTTCCAGGCCCTCACTGTGCAGCAGATAGGATGAGGTGCCGTTAACTGCATTCTTAAGGTGGCATTAACTGCCATGCTAGTGGTCAATGTACAGAAATTGCCTCAATATTAACGGTAAAGTGGGGTTTCTGCCTGTTCTGTGCTCCAAAATGTCAATTTTAAGGCTAGCTGCTTAATGTTGTAGTTAGTGTAAGCTAATAACCTGGTGCCAGTACTGTTAGCATCTCTTAAACTGCAGCCATAACAGctcatgcaccttagtaaataggccctttAGACATCTGTCTCCAATAATATTGAATTACCAACTGCCGGTAATAAAACCCTCCATGGTACTTATTAGATATAGAACCCCTTTCAATGCAGAGACAAAGGGGAGAAGGTACTGACACAATAGATAGTTCTTTATGCAATGTAAATAAATTTGGcaattaaagaaaatatatataaatgattttgaagatgttggaatagttccccctccccttttacaaagccacacatcaatgccgacacagcccattaactttgaatgggctgtgtcagcattgctgcactggaaatgggggggggggggggggggggttggcggtggtGTGTATAGCTTCTAAAAATCACGAATATACATTTTACAAAGAGAATATAAAAACTATAAAGCATTTTGGGCCATGTAATCTAGGACTCCCAAGCCATTTGTAAATTGACTTTTGGCTGGAAAgataataatacattttatgaaaGAGGAAACTGCCTCAGTTTTCATAGCCTTAATTCTTAGTCTTTTCTTGGAAACAGAATGAGAAGCCTGCTATGAATTTGCCTTTAAATGTCGTACACTTTACAAATATTGTACACTGTAGCATTTTCCCATCAAGGAAGACAGCCATCCCCTTGCATTAAGGCATTACTTTAATACTAGGTTAATTGCAGAAAAGCTCTGAAAAACCATTTCACAGTACAGCTGCTCACTAATCGGTGTGCATGCAGGAGGAAGATAAAACACCCTTAAAAACACCCCTAATGTGGATAATGAAAAGTGTGGGCCACTGATTGATTTCAGGTTCACGGTCCAAAACCAGTCCTCCAGTGTTGGTGATCTAAATTTATCTTTTAAAATGTTCAGTACTCTGTTTTCAAAATGGATCTTTTCCCTTCAGGTATGGATAACCAATAGTATTATGTAAT
This window harbors:
- the KCND2 gene encoding potassium voltage-gated channel subfamily D member 2 — its product is MAAGVAAWLPFARAAAIGWMPVASAPMPAPPRERKRSQDALIVLNVSGTRFQTWKNTLERYPDTLLGSTERDFFFNEETREYFFDRDPDIFRHILNFYRTGKLHYPRQECISAYDEELAFFGIIPEIIGDCCYEEYKDRRRENAERLLDDAENEGSAEGPLPNMSAREKMWRAFENPHTSTLALVFYYVTGFFIAVSVIANVVETVPCGRGPGGALRELPCGERYAVAFFCLDTACVMIFTVEYLLRLVAAPSRYRFVRSVMSIIDVVAIMPYYIGLVMTDNEDVSGAFVTLRVFRVFRIFKFSRHSQGLRILGYTLKSCASELGFLLFSLTMAIIIFATVMFYAEKGSPSSKFTSIPASFWYTIVTMTTLGYGDMVPKTIAGKIFGSICSLSGVLVIALPVPVIVSNFSRIYHQNQRADKRKAQKKARLARIRVAKSGSANAYMQSKRNGLLTEALQQSNEEEQALVRKSGSSFAIQHHHLLHCLEKTTNHEFVDEQMYEESCMEVTTTNRPSSHSPSLSSQQGVTRSCCSRRNKKTFRISTPNVTGSRPGSVQELSTIQIRCVERTPLSNSRSSLNAKVEESIKLNCEQPYVTTAIISIPTPPVTTPEEDDRPDSPDYSQRNIVRVSAL